A region from the Kineothrix sp. IPX-CK genome encodes:
- a CDS encoding radical SAM protein produces MARRTLYGTVIVTYRCNARCNMCDCFKDPTKPSEEITLEDIKKLPEMAFTNITGGEPFIRQDIPEIVRELYKKSDRIVISTNGYFTDRIIALCKEFPKVGIRISIEGLQETNDKIRGIPDGFNRGYNTLKTLVKMKHPDVGFGMTVQDMNCADLVPLYDISNELGMEFATATLHNSFYFRKTDNKIDDKLKVAQNFENLINELLKSKSPKKWFRAYFNHGLINYIYGNKRLLPCDMSKNAFFIDPFCDVLPCNGMEKKAVMGNLREQSWEELWNSKQADEVRVCAKNCERNCWMIGSASPAMHKYIWVPGWWVIKHKLFKGSKYSLKENKFIGK; encoded by the coding sequence ATGGCGAGAAGAACTTTATACGGAACTGTAATTGTAACATATAGATGCAATGCGCGCTGCAATATGTGCGATTGCTTTAAGGATCCGACGAAACCCAGTGAAGAAATTACGCTGGAGGATATCAAAAAGCTTCCCGAAATGGCATTTACCAATATTACCGGAGGGGAGCCCTTTATCAGGCAGGATATACCTGAGATCGTAAGGGAGCTTTATAAAAAATCCGACAGAATCGTTATTTCTACCAATGGATATTTTACTGACAGAATTATTGCTTTATGTAAAGAATTCCCAAAGGTAGGGATACGAATAAGCATAGAAGGACTTCAGGAAACCAACGATAAAATCAGAGGGATACCGGACGGTTTTAACAGGGGCTATAATACGTTAAAAACTTTGGTAAAAATGAAGCATCCTGACGTGGGCTTCGGAATGACGGTACAGGATATGAATTGTGCGGATCTGGTACCGCTTTATGATATTTCGAATGAGCTTGGAATGGAATTTGCTACGGCTACTTTGCATAATTCTTTTTATTTCAGAAAGACTGACAACAAAATTGACGATAAATTGAAGGTGGCGCAGAATTTTGAGAATCTAATCAATGAGCTTCTGAAAAGCAAGTCTCCTAAGAAATGGTTCCGGGCCTATTTCAATCATGGGCTGATCAATTATATTTATGGAAATAAAAGATTGCTTCCTTGCGATATGTCAAAAAATGCATTTTTTATAGATCCTTTTTGTGATGTACTGCCCTGCAATGGCATGGAAAAGAAGGCAGTCATGGGAAACCTCAGGGAGCAGTCATGGGAGGAACTATGGAATTCCAAGCAAGCAGACGAAGTGAGGGTATGTGCAAAAAATTGTGAAAGAAACTGTTGGATGATAGGAAGCGCATCTCCTGCCATGCACAAATATATTTGGGTACCCGGTTGGTGGGTAATAAAGCACAAGCTTTTTAAAGGCAGCAAGTATAGTTTGAAGGAAAATAAATTCATCGGGAAATGA
- a CDS encoding glycosyltransferase — MLRILMVNKFLYPNGGSETYIFKLGEELTRMGHEVQYFGMEHEGRIVGNRAESYTSNMDFHTGKLQKLLYPFKIIYSAEARRKLRRVLNDFEPNIVHLNNFNFQLTPSIIYEIRAFDKKNKKKTALIYTAHDYQWVCPNHMLRIPESGELCMRCVKGSFGNCTKYRCIHNSKVKSILGAVEGVLYSKLKTYRYVDMVVCPSEFMNRVLSNNPILKEKTITLHNFIEKEEADINNDVKKDYVLYFGRYAEEKGINTLLEVCKKLKEIPFIFAGNGPLEEKVNEVENVENRGFLSGRELEQVIREARFIVFPSEWYENCPFSVMESQMYGTPVLGADIGGTPELIRKNVTGELFESGNEEALRAGIKKLWDDRMACREYAENCRSIVFDTTQEYCRKLVEIYCLKEK; from the coding sequence ATGTTGAGAATTTTGATGGTAAATAAGTTTTTATATCCTAATGGAGGTTCGGAGACCTATATCTTTAAGCTGGGTGAAGAACTAACCCGGATGGGACACGAGGTGCAATATTTTGGAATGGAGCATGAAGGCCGCATTGTTGGAAACCGGGCTGAAAGCTATACGTCTAATATGGACTTTCATACTGGAAAGCTTCAGAAACTCTTATATCCGTTTAAGATTATATATTCTGCTGAAGCGAGAAGGAAACTCCGAAGGGTTTTAAATGATTTTGAACCTAACATCGTTCACTTGAACAATTTTAATTTTCAATTGACCCCTTCTATTATTTATGAAATACGTGCTTTTGATAAGAAGAATAAGAAGAAAACAGCCCTTATATACACCGCTCACGACTATCAGTGGGTATGTCCGAATCATATGCTGCGCATTCCTGAAAGCGGAGAACTGTGCATGCGGTGTGTGAAAGGAAGCTTTGGAAACTGCACAAAATACAGATGTATCCATAACTCCAAGGTTAAGAGTATTTTAGGCGCTGTTGAAGGTGTTTTGTACAGTAAGTTAAAGACCTACCGATATGTTGATATGGTCGTGTGCCCCAGCGAATTTATGAACCGGGTCCTGTCTAATAATCCGATATTAAAAGAAAAAACGATTACCCTGCATAACTTTATAGAAAAAGAAGAAGCAGATATAAATAATGATGTAAAGAAGGACTATGTATTGTATTTCGGGCGTTATGCGGAAGAAAAGGGAATTAATACGCTTCTTGAGGTTTGCAAAAAACTGAAAGAGATCCCGTTTATATTTGCCGGAAACGGTCCGCTGGAAGAAAAAGTGAATGAAGTAGAAAATGTTGAAAACAGAGGATTCCTTTCGGGAAGAGAATTAGAGCAAGTGATAAGAGAGGCGCGATTCATTGTTTTTCCCTCCGAGTGGTATGAGAATTGTCCTTTTTCGGTTATGGAATCGCAAATGTATGGAACTCCGGTGTTAGGTGCTGATATCGGTGGAACGCCTGAGCTAATAAGAAAGAATGTCACCGGCGAACTGTTCGAAAGCGGGAATGAAGAAGCTTTGAGGGCCGGAATTAAGAAACTATGGGACGATAGGATGGCTTGCAGGGAATATGCGGAAAATTGCAGGAGTATTGTATTCGATACAACGCAGGAATATTGCAGGAAATTGGTGGAAATATACTGCCTAAAAGAGAAATGA
- a CDS encoding glycosyltransferase family 4 protein: MGKRFRIAMIGQKRIPSREGGVEIVVNELSTRLVKKGYEVDAYNRSGYHVSGKEFQRKGKKGKYYENIRIIIVPTFKNGKLNAIVYSFLATLRALFGKYDVIHYHAEGPCAMLWIPKLFGIRIVATIHGLDWQRAKWGNFASYVLKFGEKMAVRYADEIIVLSGNVQSYFKETYGRDTNYIPNGIEKPEIKEANIIKQKYGLEKDSYILFLARLVPEKGLHYLLEAFSRIKTEKKLVVAGGSSHSFEYIEKVKKMAEKDKRVIFTDFVQGETLEELYSNAYLFVLPSDIEGMAISLLEAMSYGNCCVVSDIKENVEVVGKNGITFEKSSIADLKKKLCYLLDNKEIVEKYKEEASDFICRKYNWEEVLKETEKLYRR; the protein is encoded by the coding sequence ATGGGTAAGAGATTTAGAATAGCCATGATTGGGCAGAAAAGAATACCATCCAGAGAAGGCGGAGTGGAAATTGTTGTAAATGAGCTGTCTACCCGTCTTGTAAAAAAAGGGTATGAAGTGGATGCTTACAACCGCTCGGGATATCATGTTTCCGGTAAAGAGTTTCAAAGAAAAGGGAAAAAAGGGAAATATTATGAAAATATCAGGATTATTATAGTTCCCACCTTTAAAAATGGAAAATTAAATGCTATCGTATATTCCTTTCTTGCTACATTGCGTGCCTTGTTCGGAAAATATGATGTTATACATTACCATGCGGAGGGGCCATGTGCCATGTTATGGATTCCCAAGCTATTCGGGATACGTATTGTGGCTACGATTCATGGACTCGATTGGCAAAGGGCAAAATGGGGAAATTTTGCTTCTTACGTGCTGAAATTTGGAGAAAAGATGGCGGTCAGATATGCAGATGAAATCATTGTATTATCAGGGAATGTCCAAAGTTATTTTAAAGAAACTTATGGGAGAGACACTAATTATATTCCAAACGGAATTGAAAAGCCTGAAATAAAAGAAGCAAATATTATAAAACAGAAATATGGCCTTGAAAAAGATAGTTATATCCTATTTCTTGCCAGACTGGTTCCGGAAAAAGGGCTGCATTACCTTCTGGAAGCTTTTTCCAGAATAAAAACTGAAAAAAAACTTGTAGTGGCAGGCGGAAGCAGCCATTCCTTCGAGTATATTGAGAAAGTAAAGAAAATGGCGGAGAAGGATAAACGAGTTATATTTACGGATTTTGTGCAGGGAGAAACTTTAGAAGAACTTTATTCAAACGCCTATTTATTTGTTCTTCCCAGCGATATTGAGGGAATGGCTATCAGCCTGTTAGAAGCGATGAGCTATGGTAATTGCTGCGTGGTGAGTGACATTAAAGAGAACGTAGAAGTGGTAGGCAAAAACGGCATTACCTTCGAAAAAAGCAGCATAGCAGACCTTAAGAAAAAATTGTGTTACCTGCTGGACAACAAAGAAATTGTTGAAAAGTATAAGGAAGAGGCTTCAGATTTCATCTGTAGAAAGTATAATTGGGAAGAGGTCTTGAAGGAGACAGAAAAGCTATATAGGAGATAA
- a CDS encoding alpha-1,2-fucosyltransferase, translating into MDMIIIQIAGGLGNQMQQYALYQKFLSLGIEAKLDISWFTREERQNGVYAKRELELNYFEGIEYEVCTAEEIQSLIGTEGLLGKIKGKLLPGTKKIFYETAMYHPEIFELRDMYLCGYWACEKYYEEIFDLLRGKFHFPPSGNLANENTAVKMQNEESVSIHVRRGDYLDAKNLEMFGNICTEEYYTGAINHIKQIYPEAHFYVFTDDEEYVRGKYISDEYTVVYWNKGKDSFYDIWLMSKCKHNICANSTFSFWGARLNSNSQKIIIRPSVHKNSQRLEEKQMHELWKKWVLIDNKGDVL; encoded by the coding sequence ATGGATATGATTATTATACAGATTGCGGGCGGTCTGGGAAACCAGATGCAGCAATATGCCCTATATCAGAAGTTCTTAAGCCTCGGCATAGAAGCAAAGTTGGATATTTCGTGGTTTACGCGGGAAGAACGCCAGAATGGAGTGTATGCCAAGCGAGAACTGGAGCTTAATTATTTCGAAGGAATAGAATACGAAGTATGTACGGCAGAGGAGATACAGTCGCTAATAGGAACGGAAGGCCTGTTGGGAAAGATTAAAGGAAAATTATTGCCGGGAACAAAGAAAATCTTTTATGAGACAGCTATGTACCATCCGGAGATTTTCGAGCTTAGGGATATGTATTTGTGCGGCTATTGGGCTTGTGAAAAATATTATGAGGAAATCTTTGACTTGCTTCGGGGAAAATTTCATTTTCCACCAAGTGGAAATCTGGCGAACGAAAATACGGCAGTAAAAATGCAAAATGAGGAATCTGTCAGCATCCATGTAAGAAGAGGAGATTATCTGGACGCTAAGAATTTGGAAATGTTCGGAAATATTTGTACGGAAGAATATTATACGGGCGCCATAAATCACATAAAGCAAATATATCCGGAGGCTCATTTTTATGTATTTACGGATGATGAGGAATATGTGAGGGGAAAATATATATCGGACGAATATACCGTTGTATATTGGAACAAAGGAAAAGACAGCTTTTATGATATATGGCTGATGAGCAAGTGCAAGCATAATATATGTGCGAACTCAACCTTCAGCTTCTGGGGTGCCAGACTGAATAGCAATTCTCAAAAGATAATAATCAGGCCGTCTGTTCACAAGAATTCGCAGAGGCTGGAAGAAAAGCAGATGCATGAATTGTGGAAAAAGTGGGTTCTTATCGATAATAAAGGAGATGTTTTGTAA
- a CDS encoding glycoside hydrolase family 88 protein, which yields MTERMKRLQAEAIYVMLHYHEKTGKQKVKDLLKKAAGRYVSPKDYISWPTGLIANALMENYERWENKDEVLSALEAYFDFWIKNAEPIYCIDDALCGTALLALYKLTGAEKYRAGADKIAAYLYKIADEDADEKGSLPYRPSQKNNHIYVDGIGMMCPFLCEYGVTFGDDKAILLCIKQIKNMLEYGMDEDSFLPYHGYMYESKVKYGIIGWGRAVGWLLMGIAGSLHFLPKEHLDYISLKEVFQRIADSAYYYQKANGAFAWQLEAQEGPQDSSATAMITSAILKGIQTGIINGSENAYGKKVRASAEFLAGCEKDGKIFACSGECKGFSEYPQIYGAYPWSLGPGLDVLLQKE from the coding sequence ATGACAGAGAGAATGAAGCGGCTGCAGGCAGAAGCAATATATGTAATGCTGCATTATCATGAGAAGACAGGTAAACAGAAGGTAAAAGATTTGCTGAAGAAAGCGGCGGGCCGCTATGTCTCTCCTAAGGATTATATTTCATGGCCGACGGGGCTTATTGCCAATGCGCTGATGGAGAATTATGAGCGATGGGAGAACAAAGATGAGGTTCTATCTGCGCTCGAAGCCTATTTTGACTTCTGGATTAAAAATGCGGAGCCTATATATTGTATCGATGATGCACTGTGCGGCACAGCACTTCTTGCGTTATACAAACTTACCGGAGCGGAAAAATACAGGGCTGGTGCGGATAAGATAGCAGCCTATTTGTATAAAATTGCGGATGAGGATGCAGATGAAAAGGGAAGCCTTCCATATCGTCCTTCACAAAAAAATAATCATATCTATGTGGACGGAATAGGAATGATGTGCCCTTTTTTATGCGAATATGGGGTAACATTTGGAGACGACAAAGCAATATTGCTTTGCATAAAACAAATAAAAAATATGCTGGAATACGGTATGGACGAAGACAGCTTTCTTCCTTATCACGGATATATGTATGAAAGTAAGGTAAAATATGGTATTATTGGCTGGGGCCGTGCTGTAGGGTGGCTGCTTATGGGAATAGCAGGCAGCCTTCATTTCTTACCGAAAGAGCATCTTGATTATATCAGCCTGAAGGAAGTGTTTCAGCGAATAGCAGACAGCGCATACTATTATCAGAAAGCAAACGGGGCTTTTGCATGGCAGCTGGAAGCGCAGGAAGGGCCGCAGGACAGTTCGGCGACAGCTATGATAACTTCGGCAATATTAAAGGGAATACAAACAGGAATTATCAATGGAAGTGAGAACGCATACGGGAAAAAAGTAAGGGCTTCAGCTGAATTCCTTGCCGGATGTGAGAAAGACGGCAAGATATTCGCCTGCTCCGGAGAGTGCAAGGGTTTCTCTGAGTATCCCCAAATCTATGGGGCATACCCGTGGTCGTTAGGGCCTGGTCTGGACGTGCTCTTGCAGAAAGAGTGA
- a CDS encoding glycosyltransferase: MADKKVSIIVPVYNGEEYVERCINSLLAQTYENVEIIIIDDGSTDRSGQTCDTFSEKYDKIKTIHVENTGVSAARNRGIDEAKGYYISFVDVDDYLETDTLDYLINILEETGSDIAGCNFHTFLDEQEKQILPKENANKEVLNGKDFIEEGILSGDTRCWAKVYTTRIVDGKRFETGLTIGEDMLFLLELMEEGTKICRSSYEGYGYFVNESGAMKRKFKESYMDQITCWKRAVERIGNFPEMRPKAVSILMISIMLVVGKLSVLSAKERRAYTDCIKACTKEMKKCREEKAAYKELSLGYKVKTTVFGQFPRLYLNAYHLFKTRE; this comes from the coding sequence ATGGCAGATAAAAAAGTAAGCATCATAGTACCGGTGTATAACGGGGAAGAATACGTGGAGCGGTGTATTAACAGCTTGCTGGCTCAGACCTATGAGAATGTAGAAATCATTATCATTGACGACGGATCTACGGATAGAAGTGGTCAGACTTGCGACACATTCTCAGAAAAGTATGATAAAATAAAGACGATTCACGTTGAAAATACCGGTGTATCAGCGGCACGAAACAGAGGAATTGACGAAGCGAAGGGCTATTATATTTCCTTTGTGGATGTGGACGATTATTTAGAGACGGACACATTAGATTATTTGATAAACATTCTGGAAGAGACAGGCAGTGATATTGCCGGGTGTAACTTCCACACCTTTTTAGATGAACAGGAGAAGCAGATCCTGCCGAAAGAAAATGCCAATAAAGAGGTTCTTAACGGAAAGGATTTTATAGAAGAAGGAATTCTCTCCGGGGATACGAGATGTTGGGCAAAAGTATACACTACCCGGATTGTTGACGGCAAACGTTTTGAAACGGGGCTTACTATCGGGGAGGACATGCTCTTCTTATTGGAACTTATGGAGGAAGGTACGAAAATCTGCCGCAGCTCTTATGAGGGCTACGGATATTTTGTAAATGAGTCCGGTGCCATGAAGCGCAAGTTTAAGGAAAGTTATATGGACCAGATTACCTGTTGGAAAAGAGCGGTGGAGCGGATCGGGAATTTTCCTGAGATGAGGCCCAAGGCGGTTTCGATTTTAATGATTTCCATTATGCTGGTGGTTGGGAAGCTGTCGGTACTTTCTGCCAAGGAAAGAAGAGCATATACTGACTGTATAAAAGCCTGCACAAAAGAAATGAAGAAATGCAGGGAGGAAAAGGCTGCTTATAAAGAGCTTTCGCTTGGTTATAAAGTAAAAACGACTGTTTTTGGTCAATTTCCAAGGTTATATCTAAATGCGTATCATTTGTTTAAAACCAGGGAGTAA
- a CDS encoding glycosyltransferase family 4 protein: MSRLLIYDNSNFVDFPIGGQLTSIGSFLRFLCEEHPERINDILLIGVTLNPSEIGKTRKLELYGRKIDFLPVAAAERDLANTSKSLRLQYAKGLLKYKKILKITRNDCNYIHAPEAYGIVKLLSIGFQCVIFSHGSYFNMERGFRFFQKNVLIKKGFVAYLKWILKNADMIFLLDKDSLRDYAPYNGNLVEVVNSIVCPQIEEGIHKLKAGRVSEILFVGRLSKDKGVEPIIHAVAGKEGLSGMEGLHLTIVGNGEEYNRLIPYESENVRFTGAVSPKKVKEYMEEADILVMNSAFEGIPMTILEAISHALPVVSTNVGGIGQVLSFGQDSEETDATAESIQEAIRRISDNYESYSRNAYVNSKAYDYKMVNKKVYELLSVYWRQ; encoded by the coding sequence GTGAGCAGATTACTTATATATGATAACTCTAATTTTGTAGATTTTCCTATCGGCGGCCAGCTGACAAGTATCGGAAGCTTCCTGCGCTTTTTATGTGAAGAGCATCCGGAGAGGATAAATGATATTTTGCTGATAGGTGTTACCTTAAATCCTTCTGAAATTGGAAAGACAAGGAAACTGGAATTATATGGAAGGAAGATAGATTTTCTGCCGGTAGCCGCAGCAGAGAGGGATTTGGCTAATACATCAAAATCACTGCGCTTACAATATGCAAAAGGATTGTTAAAATATAAAAAGATATTGAAAATTACTCGAAATGATTGTAATTATATTCATGCGCCGGAAGCTTATGGTATTGTGAAGCTTCTTTCCATAGGATTCCAATGTGTTATCTTTTCTCATGGCAGTTATTTTAATATGGAACGGGGCTTTCGATTTTTCCAGAAGAATGTACTTATAAAAAAAGGGTTTGTGGCATATTTGAAATGGATACTAAAAAATGCCGATATGATATTTCTGCTGGATAAGGACAGCTTGAGGGATTATGCACCTTATAACGGGAATTTGGTGGAGGTGGTAAACTCCATCGTATGTCCGCAGATCGAGGAGGGTATTCATAAACTTAAGGCCGGCAGGGTAAGTGAGATACTGTTTGTAGGGCGCCTTTCCAAAGATAAGGGAGTGGAGCCTATTATTCATGCCGTTGCAGGAAAAGAAGGTTTGTCTGGTATGGAAGGCTTGCATCTAACCATCGTAGGAAACGGCGAGGAATATAACCGCCTGATACCTTATGAGAGCGAAAACGTACGCTTTACGGGGGCAGTCTCCCCGAAAAAGGTAAAGGAGTATATGGAAGAGGCGGATATACTCGTGATGAATTCGGCCTTTGAAGGGATTCCTATGACGATACTGGAAGCTATCAGTCACGCCCTGCCGGTTGTCAGTACGAATGTTGGTGGTATCGGTCAGGTGCTTTCCTTTGGGCAGGACTCAGAAGAGACGGACGCTACGGCGGAAAGCATACAAGAAGCCATAAGGAGAATCTCGGATAATTATGAAAGCTATTCGAGGAATGCTTATGTCAATTCCAAGGCTTACGATTATAAGATGGTCAATAAAAAAGTATATGAACTATTGAGTGTTTATTGGAGGCAGTAG
- a CDS encoding glycosyltransferase family 1 protein produces MNLVIDCFKLVKGAGKSIGIYNLAKSITGHLGVRAQKDTIIVLGNSYNKKDFDVPGVTFVEMKGNPLNKIYCILWELFLVPWYAKKYQADRVLFPRGFAPLRIAKKLASGMKRKIRDTVIINDLIPFYYDKHYPDIFNKLENAYIMNRLKASIKQADRIITISEYSREEILNKVPGCENKMTVIHPGLNDVSYTSLDIHSEKRENEKREYIIAMTSGLPHKNAAGILRAYEVYYEKAKERAAEPLDLVVIGIADTSPYTEMKKEVKAQVRCYKFFENFNEMCSIAAGGKVYLFLSYAEGFGFPPLESMQLGIPVVCSNRSSLPEVVGEAGILVNPDDAVAVAEALNEILTDKKKREGLIGKGYENIERFSWKTRTDLYWKELFQ; encoded by the coding sequence ATGAATCTGGTGATTGATTGCTTTAAGCTCGTGAAGGGAGCGGGGAAAAGTATCGGTATTTACAATCTGGCAAAGAGCATTACCGGACATTTGGGAGTGCGGGCACAGAAAGATACCATCATTGTTCTCGGAAATTCCTATAACAAAAAGGATTTTGATGTGCCGGGTGTTACCTTCGTGGAGATGAAGGGAAATCCGTTGAATAAAATATACTGCATCCTATGGGAGCTTTTTCTTGTACCTTGGTATGCGAAGAAGTATCAGGCGGACAGAGTATTGTTTCCGAGAGGGTTCGCACCCTTGCGAATCGCGAAGAAACTGGCTTCTGGTATGAAGAGGAAGATAAGGGACACCGTTATTATTAATGATTTGATTCCTTTTTATTATGATAAACATTATCCGGATATATTTAACAAGTTGGAAAACGCCTATATCATGAATCGGTTAAAAGCTTCTATCAAACAAGCGGATCGGATTATAACGATATCTGAATATTCTAGGGAAGAAATATTGAATAAGGTGCCGGGATGTGAGAATAAGATGACGGTAATCCATCCTGGATTGAATGATGTTTCGTACACATCACTGGATATACACAGTGAAAAAAGGGAAAATGAGAAACGGGAATATATCATCGCTATGACATCAGGGCTTCCGCATAAAAATGCGGCCGGAATTCTAAGAGCATACGAGGTTTACTATGAGAAGGCCAAAGAACGGGCAGCGGAGCCTCTTGATCTGGTAGTGATCGGAATTGCTGATACTTCGCCGTATACTGAGATGAAAAAAGAGGTGAAGGCTCAGGTTAGATGCTATAAGTTTTTTGAAAATTTCAATGAAATGTGCAGTATAGCGGCAGGGGGAAAGGTATATTTATTTCTCTCCTATGCAGAGGGATTCGGATTCCCTCCTTTAGAATCAATGCAGCTGGGTATTCCCGTGGTATGCTCTAATAGAAGCTCCCTTCCTGAAGTCGTAGGCGAAGCGGGAATTCTTGTGAATCCTGACGACGCAGTGGCCGTGGCAGAGGCTTTAAACGAGATTCTTACGGATAAAAAGAAGCGGGAAGGGCTAATAGGAAAGGGCTATGAAAACATTGAGAGATTTTCATGGAAAACCAGAACAGATTTATATTGGAAGGAATTGTTTCAGTGA